One region of Clostridiales bacterium genomic DNA includes:
- a CDS encoding immunoglobulin, translated as MKLSLVERETILLYNQAEPMAEVYTHDPRLMEKLELLAKKHPDQITRKDAHNFTVPKRCVSVREPYSVERRKAASERAKAAGYQPPVRKSSS; from the coding sequence ATGAAGCTCTCTTTAGTGGAACGGGAAACCATTCTCCTTTATAACCAGGCAGAACCAATGGCTGAGGTCTACACCCACGATCCCCGTCTGATGGAGAAGCTGGAACTGCTGGCAAAAAAGCACCCCGACCAGATCACCCGAAAGGACGCCCATAACTTTACCGTCCCAAAGCGGTGTGTATCAGTCCGGGAGCCATATAGCGTAGAACGCCGCAAAGCCGCCAGTGAGCGTGCGAAAGCTGCCGGATACCAGCCCCCTGTGAGAAAGTCCAGCAGTTAA
- a CDS encoding DUF4315 family protein, whose protein sequence is MAKNKIERIDQEIEKTREKIAEYQEKLKTLEAQKTEAENLEIVQMVRALRMTPAQLNAMLSGGMNHGRDTALSESNNQEATAYEE, encoded by the coding sequence ATGGCAAAAAACAAAATTGAACGTATCGACCAGGAAATTGAGAAAACCCGTGAGAAGATTGCGGAATATCAGGAAAAGCTCAAGACCCTGGAAGCACAGAAAACGGAGGCAGAGAATCTGGAAATCGTTCAGATGGTTCGTGCGTTACGCATGACTCCAGCACAGCTGAACGCTATGCTTTCCGGTGGAATGAACCACGGCAGAGATACGGCACTGTCGGAATCAAATAATCAGGAGGCTACCGCTTATGAAGAATAA
- a CDS encoding transposon-transfer assisting family protein yields MGNFTFEEMNLMCIYNTGSRTGLIDSLREMRGELSPEETELKELTDSALTKLCAMTDEKFAELELYPDFDQ; encoded by the coding sequence ATGGGCAACTTTACTTTTGAGGAAATGAACCTGATGTGCATTTACAATACCGGCAGCCGCACCGGGCTGATTGACAGTCTGCGTGAGATGCGCGGCGAGCTTTCGCCGGAGGAAACGGAGCTGAAAGAGTTGACCGACAGCGCTCTTACGAAGCTCTGTGCGATGACCGATGAGAAGTTTGCCGAACTGGAGCTGTACCCGGATTTTGA
- a CDS encoding DUF4366 domain-containing protein has protein sequence MKNKRICKTLSAICLTMVVAFGFTIPAFAQGSEQAPAAPAEDSTNDSNVIVEETEPAPALTPEGNAALVDDFGGNKQLITVTTKAGNYFYILIDRANEDKETAVHFLNQVDDADLAALMEDGKAKEEPPAVCSCTTKCEAGAVNTACPVCATDKSKCTGKAPEPPAEISEPEKEKPAGLNPAALVLLLALLGGGGVFAYLKLVKNKPKTKGNDSLDDYDYGEEDSEEWETENEESDEPDADGGSTEEDDEDSVK, from the coding sequence ATGAAGAATAAAAGAATTTGCAAAACACTTTCCGCCATTTGCCTGACAATGGTTGTGGCATTTGGCTTTACGATCCCTGCTTTCGCACAGGGGTCAGAACAGGCTCCGGCGGCACCGGCAGAGGATTCTACCAATGACAGCAATGTGATTGTGGAAGAAACAGAACCGGCACCGGCACTTACACCGGAGGGGAATGCGGCATTGGTGGATGATTTTGGAGGCAATAAGCAGCTTATTACTGTTACGACCAAAGCTGGAAATTACTTTTACATCCTGATTGACAGGGCGAATGAGGACAAGGAGACTGCTGTTCACTTTCTGAATCAGGTGGACGATGCAGACCTTGCGGCGCTGATGGAAGATGGAAAAGCAAAAGAGGAGCCGCCTGCGGTATGCAGCTGCACGACAAAATGTGAAGCAGGGGCAGTCAATACGGCTTGTCCGGTCTGTGCAACTGATAAGAGTAAATGTACGGGCAAAGCACCGGAACCTCCGGCAGAAATATCGGAGCCGGAAAAGGAGAAGCCTGCCGGACTGAATCCGGCTGCGCTGGTCCTTTTACTGGCTCTGCTTGGTGGCGGTGGCGTATTTGCCTATTTGAAGCTCGTTAAGAACAAGCCTAAGACCAAGGGCAATGACAGTCTGGACGATTATGATTATGGCGAGGAAGATTCCGAGGAATGGGAAACCGAAAATGAGGAGTCGGACGAGCCGGACGCTGACGGGGGCAGCACAGAAGAAGATGACGAGGACAGCGTGAAATGA
- a CDS encoding CHAP domain-containing protein, whose protein sequence is MNKEPRLRFTDEERSDPALEKPIRKAEKAAARADKAQANIPKKKVRQTVIDPDTGKKTSKLTFEDKKKPPSKVSQGVREAPVHLVAGKLHKEIRETEQDNVGVESAHKSEEAVETGAYLVREGYRSHKLKPYRKAAQAERQLEKANVNVLYQKSLQENPQFASNPLSRWQQKQAIKRQYAAAKHAGQTAGNTAQAASKTGKAARTVKEKVQQAGAFVMRHKKGFLMAGVLFLITCMLMNTMSSCSMMAQSIGSVLSGTTYPSDDPEMLAVEADYAAREVQLQEEIDNIENSHPGYDEYRYDLGMIGHDPHELAAFLSAVLQGYTRQSAQTELARVFAAQYQLTLTEEVEIRYRTETSTDPETGETTSEEVPYEYYILNVKLTSKPISAVASELLTSEQMEMYQVYRQTMGNKPLLFGGGSPDMSNSEDLTGVQFVNGTRPGNPQLVELAKRQVGNVGGYPYWSWYGFDSRVEWCACFVSWCYNQAGKSEPRFAGCEWQGVPWFQSHGQWGARGYNNLAPGDAIFFDWDLDGTADHVGIVIGTDGSRVYTVEGNSGDACKIKSYDLNYQSIKGYGLMNW, encoded by the coding sequence TTGAATAAAGAGCCGCGCCTGCGCTTTACTGATGAGGAACGGTCTGATCCTGCACTGGAAAAGCCGATCCGTAAAGCGGAGAAAGCTGCGGCCAGAGCAGATAAGGCGCAGGCCAATATCCCAAAGAAAAAGGTCAGGCAGACGGTCATTGACCCGGATACCGGAAAAAAGACCTCGAAGCTGACCTTTGAGGACAAGAAAAAGCCACCTTCCAAAGTTTCTCAAGGAGTCAGGGAAGCTCCCGTCCATCTGGTCGCAGGCAAGCTCCACAAAGAGATCCGGGAAACAGAGCAGGACAATGTGGGCGTGGAAAGCGCCCACAAGTCCGAGGAAGCGGTGGAGACCGGCGCTTATCTGGTGCGGGAGGGCTATCGCAGCCACAAGCTGAAGCCGTACCGCAAAGCAGCCCAGGCAGAGCGTCAACTGGAAAAGGCAAATGTAAATGTTCTGTACCAGAAATCTTTGCAGGAAAATCCCCAGTTTGCCAGCAACCCTCTTTCCCGCTGGCAGCAAAAGCAGGCCATCAAAAGGCAGTATGCCGCCGCCAAACACGCCGGTCAGACTGCCGGAAATACCGCCCAGGCTGCATCTAAAACCGGAAAAGCCGCAAGGACGGTAAAAGAAAAGGTACAGCAGGCAGGGGCATTCGTCATGCGCCACAAGAAGGGTTTCCTGATGGCAGGGGTTTTGTTCCTCATTACCTGTATGCTGATGAATACCATGTCCTCCTGCTCCATGATGGCGCAGAGCATCGGTTCCGTTCTCTCCGGCACCACCTATCCGTCGGATGACCCGGAAATGCTGGCGGTGGAGGCAGATTATGCAGCCAGAGAAGTCCAGTTGCAGGAGGAAATCGACAACATTGAAAACAGCCACCCAGGGTATGACGAGTATCGCTATGACCTTGGTATGATCGGCCATGACCCTCATGAGCTGGCAGCATTTCTGTCTGCCGTCTTGCAAGGTTACACCCGGCAGAGCGCTCAGACAGAGCTGGCGCGTGTGTTTGCAGCACAGTATCAGCTGACGCTTACTGAGGAAGTGGAGATTCGCTACCGCACGGAGACCTCCACCGACCCGGAGACCGGCGAGACCACCTCAGAAGAAGTCCCCTATGAGTATTACATTTTGAATGTGAAACTCACCAGCAAGCCCATTTCCGCTGTGGCGTCGGAGTTACTGACCTCGGAGCAGATGGAAATGTATCAGGTTTACCGGCAGACCATGGGCAATAAGCCGCTGTTGTTTGGCGGTGGTTCCCCTGACATGAGCAATTCCGAGGACTTGACCGGTGTACAGTTTGTAAATGGAACCCGTCCCGGAAATCCGCAGTTGGTGGAGCTGGCCAAGCGTCAGGTCGGCAATGTGGGTGGCTATCCTTATTGGAGCTGGTATGGCTTTGACAGCCGCGTGGAGTGGTGCGCCTGCTTTGTATCCTGGTGTTATAACCAGGCTGGAAAAAGTGAGCCGCGCTTTGCAGGCTGTGAGTGGCAGGGCGTTCCGTGGTTCCAGTCTCATGGACAATGGGGTGCAAGAGGCTATAACAATCTGGCTCCCGGAGATGCAATTTTCTTTGATTGGGATTTAGATGGGACAGCGGACCATGTGGGTATAGTGATCGGTACGGATGGCAGCCGTGTTTATACGGTGGAGGGAAATTCCGGCGATGCCTGCAAGATCAAAAGTTATGACCTGAATTATCAAAGTATTAAGGGCTACGGCCTGATGAACTGGTAA
- a CDS encoding YodL domain-containing protein produces MTENVFEAVKQSVSTRDAAAFYGIEVKRNGMACCPFHDDKNPSMKVDQRFHCFGCGEDGDVIDFTAKLFDLSPKEAAEKLAQDFGLIYDSQAPPRRRYVRQKTEAQKFREDRQRCYRVLSDYYYLLKKWEADNSPRTPEEEPHPRFVEAIQKKTYVEYLLDLFFYESEEEQKAWIAEHTAEITHLERRLKIMAENKHTNRERLREITDGIEQGIKELFESEKYMRYLSVMSRFHRYSVNNTMLIYMQKPDATLVAGYNKWKDQFERHVKKGEHGITIIAPTPYKKKIEEQKLDPDTKAPILDKDGKIVTEEKEIEIPMFRPVKVFDVSQTDGKPLPELASSLSGNVPNYEAFMEALRRSAPVPITFEAMAADTDGYFSADHQKIAIRQGMSEVQTVSATVHEIAHSKLHNQKKIQIANDEQYQEIELFDKPGLFSNGRIVRDNLPEGVYCYDLRGSDYDPGEPVCVEEQVVVNHAGSVLLTEPLELAEDGRLMLTEEEGLNFVGGFSTLTQFLQEQRKDRHTEEVEAESISYAVCKYFGIETGENSFGYIASWSQGKELKELRASLETINKTSGTLISDIERHYKEICKERGIDPHAKAEPETAPIEQPTGNLTYYVAECMEFSNLGEYHDNLSLEEAVRIYQEIPAERMNGIKGIGFELKDGSDYEGPFPILTGQTIDLDTIQAIDYYRDNPLVQKAVKELAAAMSEMEVLGADANRQEALFLINDTTYFHIQPCDSGWDYTLYDAASMKELDGGQLDMPELSCMKAVLQICDDNDLDSTLLRRAPLSMVETLQEAAYEQMQAEASQMTASAQLPEAQEQALDEYPMPDEQVSTQDMQEYGYSYDGMLPVTRERALELDAAGLTVYVLHEDNTESMVFDPQEIMDHGGLFGVDHEEWEKSPQFHEKVMERQEHQQEREQAFLSQNRDCFAIYQVSRDDPQNVRFMNLDWLKSHNISIDRSNYDLIYTAPLRESGTVPEQLEKLYQQFNLEKPVDFHSPSMSVSDIVAIRQDGKVSCHYCDSVGFTQIPGFLPENPLKNAEMMLEDDYGMIDGIINNGAKEPTVAELEQQARSGQPISLMELAAATHREEREKKKSVMEQLKGQPKTEHKKTAPKKSAEREI; encoded by the coding sequence ATGACAGAGAATGTATTTGAAGCAGTCAAGCAGTCGGTCAGCACCAGAGATGCGGCAGCGTTTTATGGGATCGAGGTCAAACGAAATGGCATGGCCTGCTGTCCCTTTCACGATGATAAGAACCCCAGCATGAAGGTAGACCAGCGGTTCCACTGCTTTGGCTGCGGTGAAGATGGGGATGTGATCGACTTTACCGCAAAGCTCTTTGACCTCTCCCCAAAAGAAGCGGCGGAGAAACTGGCACAGGACTTTGGCCTAATCTATGACAGTCAGGCCCCTCCCCGTAGGAGATATGTCCGGCAGAAAACAGAGGCACAAAAGTTTCGGGAGGACCGGCAGCGGTGTTATCGCGTACTGTCCGATTACTACTATCTGCTGAAAAAATGGGAGGCCGACAATTCTCCCCGGACACCGGAGGAAGAACCGCACCCCCGTTTTGTGGAAGCAATCCAGAAGAAAACCTATGTAGAGTACCTGTTGGACCTTTTTTTTTATGAAAGTGAAGAAGAACAAAAGGCATGGATTGCAGAACACACAGCAGAAATCACACATTTGGAAAGGAGATTGAAAATCATGGCTGAGAACAAACACACCAACCGAGAGCGGCTAAGGGAAATCACAGATGGCATCGAGCAGGGGATCAAGGAACTGTTTGAGAGTGAAAAGTATATGCGCTATCTGTCCGTCATGTCCCGCTTCCACCGCTATTCGGTAAACAACACCATGCTCATCTATATGCAGAAGCCGGACGCTACATTGGTAGCCGGATACAATAAGTGGAAAGACCAGTTTGAGCGTCATGTAAAAAAGGGCGAGCATGGCATTACCATCATTGCTCCCACACCATATAAGAAGAAAATCGAGGAGCAGAAACTGGACCCGGATACCAAGGCTCCGATTTTGGATAAAGACGGAAAGATCGTCACAGAGGAAAAAGAAATCGAGATCCCCATGTTTCGCCCGGTCAAGGTCTTTGATGTGAGCCAGACCGACGGGAAACCTTTGCCTGAGCTTGCTTCCTCCCTTTCCGGCAATGTGCCAAATTATGAGGCATTCATGGAGGCTCTGCGCCGCAGTGCGCCGGTGCCGATCACTTTTGAAGCAATGGCCGCCGATACGGACGGCTATTTTTCTGCCGATCATCAGAAAATCGCCATTCGCCAGGGCATGAGTGAGGTGCAGACGGTTTCGGCCACAGTACACGAGATTGCCCACAGCAAGCTCCACAATCAGAAAAAGATTCAGATTGCCAATGACGAGCAATATCAGGAGATCGAGCTGTTTGATAAACCCGGTCTGTTCTCCAATGGGCGGATTGTCCGTGATAATCTGCCGGAGGGCGTTTATTGCTATGACCTGCGCGGTTCTGACTACGACCCCGGAGAGCCGGTCTGTGTAGAAGAACAAGTGGTTGTAAACCATGCAGGTTCCGTTCTGCTGACAGAGCCGCTGGAGCTGGCGGAAGATGGACGCCTGATGCTGACCGAGGAAGAAGGGCTGAATTTTGTTGGCGGCTTTTCTACCCTCACCCAGTTTTTGCAAGAACAGAGGAAAGACCGCCACACGGAGGAAGTGGAGGCTGAAAGCATCTCCTATGCAGTCTGCAAATATTTTGGCATCGAGACCGGAGAAAACAGCTTCGGCTATATTGCAAGCTGGAGTCAGGGCAAGGAGCTGAAAGAGCTGAGAGCCAGTTTGGAGACCATCAATAAGACCTCCGGCACTTTGATCTCTGACATTGAGCGCCACTATAAGGAAATATGTAAAGAGCGTGGGATTGATCCCCATGCAAAGGCAGAGCCGGAAACCGCCCCGATAGAGCAGCCAACCGGCAATCTGACTTACTATGTGGCAGAGTGCATGGAGTTTTCAAACCTTGGAGAATATCACGATAACCTGTCTTTGGAGGAGGCGGTCCGCATCTATCAGGAAATTCCGGCAGAGCGAATGAACGGGATCAAGGGCATTGGCTTTGAGCTGAAAGACGGAAGCGACTATGAAGGACCGTTTCCAATTTTGACCGGGCAGACCATTGACCTGGACACTATTCAGGCAATCGACTATTACCGTGACAATCCGCTGGTACAGAAAGCGGTAAAGGAACTGGCTGCGGCCATGTCGGAAATGGAGGTACTGGGGGCGGATGCCAACCGGCAGGAGGCTTTGTTTCTGATCAACGATACTACCTATTTTCATATCCAACCTTGTGACAGCGGATGGGACTACACTCTTTACGATGCTGCGTCCATGAAAGAGCTGGATGGTGGTCAGCTGGATATGCCGGAGCTTTCCTGCATGAAGGCAGTTCTCCAGATTTGTGATGATAACGATCTGGACAGCACTTTGCTCAGACGCGCTCCCTTGTCTATGGTTGAGACCTTGCAGGAAGCTGCTTATGAGCAGATGCAAGCAGAGGCAAGTCAGATGACCGCTTCTGCCCAGCTGCCGGAAGCGCAGGAGCAGGCACTGGATGAATACCCCATGCCAGATGAGCAGGTATCCACACAGGATATGCAGGAATACGGCTACTCCTATGATGGGATGCTCCCTGTTACCAGAGAACGGGCGTTGGAACTGGATGCCGCCGGTTTGACCGTCTATGTGCTGCATGAGGACAATACGGAGAGCATGGTGTTTGACCCGCAGGAAATCATGGATCATGGCGGTCTTTTCGGTGTGGACCATGAGGAATGGGAGAAAAGCCCTCAGTTCCACGAAAAGGTCATGGAGCGTCAGGAACATCAGCAGGAACGCGAACAGGCATTTCTCTCCCAGAACAGAGATTGCTTTGCCATCTATCAGGTAAGTCGTGACGATCCGCAGAATGTGCGCTTTATGAATCTGGACTGGTTAAAGTCCCATAACATTTCCATAGACCGCAGCAATTATGACCTCATTTACACAGCTCCTCTGAGGGAGTCTGGCACTGTGCCGGAGCAGCTGGAAAAACTCTATCAGCAATTCAATCTGGAAAAGCCCGTGGACTTTCACAGTCCCTCCATGAGCGTCAGCGACATCGTTGCGATCAGACAGGACGGTAAGGTATCCTGTCATTACTGTGACAGTGTTGGTTTTACCCAGATCCCCGGATTCCTGCCAGAAAACCCGCTGAAAAATGCGGAAATGATGCTGGAGGACGATTACGGCATGATCGACGGTATCATCAACAATGGCGCAAAAGAACCTACGGTGGCAGAGCTGGAACAGCAGGCCCGAAGCGGTCAGCCCATTTCCCTGATGGAGTTGGCAGCCGCCACCCATCGGGAGGAACGGGAAAAGAAAAAGTCCGTCATGGAGCAGCTGAAAGGCCAGCCCAAGACAGAACACAAAAAGACAGCACCCAAAAAGAGTGCGGAAAGGGAGATTTGA
- a CDS encoding conjugal transfer protein TraG → MSVLIIFIKLIAVFDLLVIAVYFGGDILSTMLNKLRRKPKQDDPFDFSLDTVTVSLSIDSIRQLYSGDAAEFVEEKILPNAEKTMAVLTEQEQTATRLLLSALIGFLAAEAPMDEQSFPLMMELLNCMEGEKEDGCQDAVDSLLEDAACNTRRHEEYYSNYQRYQLMQVDKTRVILACRIIINDLLGKLYRYDYRFGYNLLLDEENSIEKKLHTPVREEWEAEDDEI, encoded by the coding sequence ATGAGTGTTCTGATTATATTTATCAAGCTGATTGCTGTTTTTGACCTGCTGGTGATCGCCGTGTATTTTGGCGGCGACATTCTTTCTACCATGTTAAACAAACTTCGGAGAAAGCCAAAGCAAGATGACCCCTTTGATTTCTCCTTAGATACCGTGACAGTTTCATTGTCCATAGATTCTATCCGTCAGCTTTATTCCGGTGACGCGGCAGAGTTTGTGGAAGAAAAGATCCTGCCAAATGCGGAGAAAACAATGGCCGTTTTGACGGAACAAGAACAGACGGCGACTCGTCTGCTCTTATCTGCTCTGATCGGTTTTCTTGCAGCAGAAGCTCCTATGGATGAACAGAGCTTTCCTTTGATGATGGAACTTCTGAACTGCATGGAAGGGGAAAAAGAAGATGGTTGCCAGGATGCAGTAGATAGTTTACTTGAAGATGCCGCCTGCAATACCCGCCGTCACGAAGAATATTACAGCAATTATCAACGCTACCAGCTGATGCAGGTGGATAAAACCCGTGTCATTTTGGCTTGTCGTATCATCATCAATGACCTGCTGGGGAAACTGTACCGCTATGACTACCGGTTTGGTTATAACCTGCTACTGGATGAGGAAAACAGCATAGAGAAAAAACTGCACACGCCTGTGCGGGAAGAATGGGAGGCTGAAGATGATGAGATATAA
- a CDS encoding DNA topoisomerase 3: MMRYKLVIAEKPSAAQSLAAVIGATARKDGYLEGNGWRVSWCVGHLAGLADADSYDPKYAKWRYDDLPILPEHWQMVVGKDKKKQFDILKKLMNAPDVMEVVNACDAGREGELIFRSVYELAGCQKPMKRLWISSMEDSAIREGFANLRPGADYDGLRDAALCRAKADWLVGINATRLFSVLYHRTLNIGRVMSPTLALIVQREAEIDTFKPVPFYTVALELPGLTVSGERMADKAAAEQLKEACQGANVTIKKVERKEKSEKPPALYDLTTLQRDANRLLGFTAQQTLDYLQSLYEKKLCTYPRTDSRYLTGDMADSLPVLVNLVANAMPFRKGIAITCDPQTVINDKKVTDHHAVIPTRNLKDADLSALPAGEKAVLELVALRLLCAVAQPHIYSETVVIAACAGREFTAKGKTVKHPGWKALEDAYRAKMKDAEPKKEGAEKALPELTEGQTLSVVAAIVKEGKSSPPLHFTEDTLLSAMETAGKEDMPEDAERKGLGTPATRAGILEKLVSAGFLERKKSRKTVQLLPSHDAVSLITVLPEQLQSPLLTAEWEYRLGEIERGQLAPEEFLDGISTMLKDLVGTYQVIKGTEYLFTPPREVVGKCPRCGGEVAELQKGFFCQNDSCKFAIWKNNKWWAAKKKQPTKAVVSALLNDGRVRVTGLYSEKTGKTYDATVVLEDDGQYANFKLEFDQRKGGSR; encoded by the coding sequence ATGATGAGATATAAACTGGTAATCGCTGAAAAACCATCGGCTGCACAAAGTCTGGCCGCCGTGATCGGCGCGACTGCTCGTAAGGACGGCTATCTGGAGGGGAACGGCTGGCGTGTCAGCTGGTGCGTGGGCCATCTGGCCGGTCTTGCGGATGCAGACAGCTATGACCCCAAGTACGCCAAGTGGCGATATGATGACCTGCCTATTCTGCCGGAGCATTGGCAGATGGTGGTGGGAAAGGATAAGAAAAAGCAGTTTGATATTCTCAAAAAGCTGATGAACGCCCCGGATGTGATGGAAGTGGTAAATGCCTGTGATGCCGGACGCGAGGGTGAGCTGATCTTCCGCAGCGTCTATGAGCTGGCAGGCTGCCAAAAGCCCATGAAACGCCTCTGGATTTCTTCGATGGAGGACTCCGCCATAAGGGAGGGCTTTGCAAACCTGCGCCCCGGTGCGGACTATGACGGACTTAGGGATGCTGCCCTCTGCCGTGCCAAGGCCGACTGGCTGGTGGGGATCAATGCCACAAGGCTTTTTTCCGTGCTGTATCACCGCACACTCAACATCGGGCGCGTGATGTCCCCAACGCTGGCACTCATTGTCCAGCGAGAAGCTGAGATCGACACTTTTAAGCCGGTTCCCTTTTATACCGTGGCGCTGGAGCTGCCCGGTCTTACCGTATCCGGGGAGCGCATGGCGGATAAAGCTGCTGCCGAACAGCTGAAAGAAGCCTGTCAGGGTGCAAATGTCACAATCAAAAAGGTGGAGCGCAAGGAAAAGTCCGAAAAGCCACCTGCCCTTTATGACCTGACTACTCTGCAAAGAGATGCCAACCGCCTGCTTGGATTTACGGCCCAGCAGACCCTAGACTATCTGCAAAGCTTGTATGAAAAGAAGCTCTGCACCTATCCCCGTACTGACAGCCGCTATCTGACCGGTGATATGGCAGACAGCCTGCCGGTGTTGGTGAATCTGGTTGCCAATGCTATGCCGTTTCGCAAAGGGATCGCCATTACCTGTGATCCGCAGACAGTCATCAACGATAAGAAAGTAACCGACCACCACGCAGTAATCCCTACCAGAAATCTCAAGGATGCAGACCTTTCTGCCCTTCCTGCGGGAGAAAAAGCGGTGCTGGAGCTGGTGGCCCTGCGTCTGCTGTGTGCCGTGGCCCAGCCCCATATCTATTCGGAAACCGTTGTGATTGCAGCGTGTGCCGGTAGGGAGTTTACCGCCAAAGGAAAAACGGTGAAGCACCCCGGATGGAAAGCACTGGAGGACGCCTACCGTGCCAAAATGAAGGATGCAGAGCCGAAAAAAGAGGGCGCAGAGAAAGCCCTGCCGGAGCTGACCGAAGGACAGACCCTTTCGGTTGTTGCTGCAATCGTCAAAGAAGGCAAAAGCAGTCCGCCCCTGCACTTTACGGAGGACACTCTGTTGTCCGCGATGGAGACTGCCGGAAAAGAGGATATGCCGGAGGATGCCGAGCGAAAAGGTCTGGGGACACCGGCCACCCGTGCCGGTATTTTGGAAAAGCTGGTATCTGCCGGTTTTCTGGAACGAAAAAAGAGCAGGAAAACGGTGCAGCTTCTCCCTTCCCACGATGCAGTTTCCCTGATCACCGTTCTGCCGGAACAACTGCAATCGCCGCTTCTGACTGCCGAGTGGGAGTACCGACTGGGCGAGATCGAGCGCGGGCAGCTTGCCCCGGAGGAGTTTTTGGACGGGATCAGCACCATGCTGAAAGATCTGGTGGGAACTTATCAGGTCATCAAAGGAACTGAGTACCTGTTCACTCCGCCCCGTGAGGTGGTGGGCAAATGCCCTCGCTGCGGCGGTGAAGTTGCAGAACTGCAAAAAGGCTTCTTCTGTCAGAATGATTCTTGCAAATTTGCAATCTGGAAAAATAACAAATGGTGGGCTGCCAAGAAAAAACAGCCGACCAAGGCTGTGGTGTCTGCACTGCTTAACGATGGCCGTGTCCGTGTGACGGGGCTATATTCGGAGAAAACCGGCAAGACCTACGATGCCACTGTGGTTTTGGAGGACGATGGACAGTACGCCAACTTCAAGCTGGAATTTGATCAGCGGAAAGGAGGCAGCCGATGA